The Kitasatospora sp. NBC_00374 genome has a segment encoding these proteins:
- a CDS encoding amino acid adenylation domain-containing protein codes for MTDTPEPTGPRAVPAHPGVPAGTGAATVRELPLSVGQEAMWISWRLDPGQWTHIIPTPYRIEGTLDPDRLRQAVAALGAAYPQLRARVLDGPAGLRLGWADAPPIPVAEHTVTGDLAEAVRRTWQRPFDLTAGPLARVDVLHGDEGSVLLIAVHHLVHDGASILLLLDALRSAYAGRPLTPADHIGPLTAFARRSRELTDTPAGDAQRAHWRGALGTGTTFELPATVDEPGYTVLSTEVPTALVPRLRERADELGVSYFTLLLGAYFALLRRFAGEDDLLASIPFHGRSAEELRDKVGYFVNALPIRRQVRGTDSYADLIRALRGELRAAMTHGDLPLPAILREVGLTGWQAHARSHQTVFQYWHAGLRQDVDVQRLELRADGAPGGSSCVLSLLDMESSADYTLAVMVREDSGGTHVLWKDPAGAVGRTLLAVMAEHYTEVLTAVAKDPYALVGVLGERVGTPAGTVNAREVARLIESHPAVRQALVTPTGGDADLAARLTLDPAVDAPGLPASALALVRERLGDRTPRIRFTTHGADGTDGTGPDRTSPTDTATTAVLIELWQDVLGIDTVTPDDSFFELGGHSLLAAELADTISRRLHLDTPVRALFEHPRLNDLATHLDRLRTPTPTPTPTSADTATTAVLIELWQDVLGIDTVTPDDSFFELGGHSLLAAELADTISRRLHLDTPVRALFEHPRLNDLATHLDRLRTPTPTPTSADDGPEAEPRSFPASGFQDRIWLAERLEPGTGAYNVPLAWRIPGGLEAGALGRALALLVSRHEILRTSFVERDGRLRQVVGEPWFPQPDFLDLRDRDDRDEVLQERLNRLAHHEFDPASGRLLTAALFQLGEDDQVLFVCLHHLVWDGESAGVFLRELADCHASVSPPDPALPAPQAIPAGDGVPAAEPVHPASAHQGRMGFIDHFERGVVYEGAPVYHNLPLYLRLDRAPDPALLREAVTRVELAHEALRTNLVLVDGRIAQRVTAGARMAPRWFEPVPCRGDSVPPSLGEWAAEPFDLAGGPLLRLAVQPSADGGAWLALVGHQAVVDRISLTVVAEQLLAAPDTAPTVPRSYREWLDAVPQERKQLDLAVRARELSGEIDPLRLPERRPREAVHVYQEQSVPLRLPAALPLARFARERGLSQEDVLLAAFTVLLGWYSGQEEMVLGVADTGRRDADRDGDGDATIVGPLANLLPLRLSAAVSASFHAVAAETGRALGLARRHPLAPFDELVALVDPDKDMSRTALFDVFFCYAAGPRTLTCADGGHAVLVEEGGGYGKYDLTLFLRPDGAALDGRLVFNGLYFDESQIRLMAEHYVRLLEQLLAAPDRPVGEADPLTEQETHTQLAVWNATEADYPRTTLHALVREQAEARPRAVALSCAGERRSYAELQAGAELSARALVARGVRPGELVALSLPRGPAQAEAMLAVLLAGAAYLPIDPATPPERQAFILADSRTRWVVTDDAQAVGRLGFEGCAVTPEQLAASPGAEGTVLPETGPDSPAYCIYTSGTTGRPKGVVVSHRNAVRLIRNDRFPFAFGPADVWTMFHSYAFDFSVWELFCGLAHGGRVVIVPEDEARDARQFWQLLQRERVTVLNQTPSAFRQLLAAEEEAPAPLDHLRYVIFGGEQLQPAMLDGWLERRPQVRLVNMYGITETTVHVTVRTVTRADADADRSVIGTPIPTSTVHLVDPRTGGRLLPVGAVGEIMVGGAGVTDGYLERPGLTAERFVPNPFGEGTLFRSGDLARYRVDGSLEYLGRSDSQVQLRGYRIELGEIQSCLREHPAVADATVLVEDDRLVAYLQPVGEPPTGAQLRLHLGAKLPQYMIPAGFRTVAAIRLTANGKLDTAALRAAGVPLENTATGEPRTPTARALAAVWAELLAVPSVGAEDSFFALGGHSLLAVRLLSRVAREFGPTLPLRTLFECPRLQDFADLVDTRGGRAPESADAGATAGADGPAGDLLPASGFQERIWLAERAAPDDARYNVVLAWRARDGLDAGLLRRALDDLIRRQEILRTRFVEREDRLCQLVGEAWSPEIEPLDLRAAAAPDAGLRSWLDRAARRPFDPASGRLLRVALADTGGTERVLLLCLHHLVVDGESVPVLLRELERSWNAAARGGEAEPAAVQYRDFVADQEAARGSARRAADLARGTDRLAGAPAYARLPEPAAAGPDGAVAVPLPADTMARLRRLQAEQGVSWFMAASTALAALLHRWTGDPDVTFGVPVSTRDRGRFTDLLGPCLDLTVLRSRPARDATVRDLLQAMRTEVLDAFEHRGAPFDELVERLQPERRPGRTPYADVALNMNLLNGRRTALGGSELSPLFFDSFWERETKFALTVTLSEQDGLLSGAFSYRGERLAAEDVHALAEAFGRLLAGLPELLDRPLDGLGLPAPADSEAVRPRPAAAADLPLPAADATAGRIQYRHFVAAQEARRDSADRAADLDYWADHLAGAPPYLDFPAPRESGPNGAVAIPLADGLLERWRPLQQEHGFTPYLTAATALAALLHRWTGQDDVVFAGPLAHRDDPEFADLLGPCLDTVALRSRPAEDATVLDLLHAMRTELLGAFEHRGAPFEDIVDRLNPVRRPGRTPFADVQLSLETAPGRPPTLAGRPLTPFAFDRQGAGFLGKLGLTVVLTVRHGAMSGVLTYRGDRYRPADVARFATLLGRVMSTLPDRLHVPVGELDLVGSDLADLREAERGPAAAPATTVPELVARWCEEHPDAPAVETAGGVTSYRRLAQRATALAERIRPHLRGADPVVALVLGRGADLPVAMLASWQAGAAFCPIEPGHPSARVDFVLDDLDACAVLTDDPSLRERLGGTGRAVLDVTADEAGDPAAPVPPLRVPAPGSTAYVIHTSGTTGEPKGVAVRHGGLGQLVLWGRESFDLRPGDRIAQVLSPGFDASQWDIWSALGSGACLVPLEGPMVVPGLAGWLDERRISHCLVMTPLAEAMWSAGTPAPRHLRHLLVGGAAFTQWPPDGLPYRVRNVYGPTENTVFALHHELDGEGPLNRLGRPLTGVEALVLDAGGRRCPAGVVGEICLGGALVAAGYWRRPELTAERFAAGPDGGAGTVYRTGDLGRRLADGTLEYLGRADRQVKIRGYRIEPGEIEAALLAQPEVAQALVRADPRRSPALAAYLVAHAEPRPSTAELARRLRSVLPAFMLPEAVVWLDALPLKPNGKVDEARLPRPRRDDLAAPAAWVAPGAGLAQRIAGVWSEVLGLAEVGAHDNFYDLGGNSLLLARLHSRLTAALDLDLPISRLFEHPTVAALADALADGRPTGARVGPDGSGGGTRVDLRDRAARSRTAALQARRPRR; via the coding sequence ATGACCGACACCCCCGAGCCGACCGGGCCGCGCGCCGTGCCGGCCCACCCCGGCGTCCCCGCGGGGACGGGCGCCGCGACGGTCCGCGAACTCCCCCTGTCGGTCGGCCAGGAGGCCATGTGGATCTCCTGGCGGCTCGACCCCGGACAGTGGACACACATCATCCCGACGCCGTACCGGATCGAGGGCACGCTCGACCCCGACCGGCTGCGACAGGCCGTCGCCGCCCTCGGCGCCGCCTACCCGCAGCTGCGCGCCCGGGTACTGGACGGGCCGGCGGGCCTGCGGCTCGGCTGGGCCGACGCGCCGCCGATCCCGGTGGCCGAGCACACCGTGACGGGCGACCTCGCGGAGGCGGTCCGGCGGACCTGGCAGCGGCCGTTCGACCTGACCGCGGGTCCGCTGGCCCGGGTCGACGTCCTGCACGGCGACGAGGGCAGCGTCCTGCTGATCGCCGTACACCACCTCGTCCATGACGGAGCGTCGATCCTGCTGCTGCTGGACGCGCTGCGCAGCGCCTACGCCGGGCGGCCGCTGACCCCCGCCGACCACATCGGGCCGCTGACCGCCTTCGCCCGGCGCTCACGCGAACTGACCGACACGCCCGCCGGTGACGCCCAACGTGCCCACTGGCGCGGCGCCCTGGGCACCGGCACGACCTTCGAGCTGCCCGCCACGGTGGACGAGCCCGGCTACACGGTCCTCAGCACCGAGGTGCCCACCGCGCTGGTGCCGCGACTGCGGGAGCGGGCCGACGAACTCGGCGTGTCCTACTTCACCCTGCTCCTCGGCGCGTACTTCGCCCTGCTGCGGCGCTTCGCCGGCGAGGACGACCTGCTGGCCTCGATCCCGTTCCACGGTCGCTCCGCGGAGGAACTCCGCGACAAGGTCGGCTACTTCGTCAACGCCCTGCCGATCCGCCGGCAGGTCCGGGGGACGGACAGCTACGCGGACCTGATCCGGGCCCTGCGGGGTGAGCTGCGGGCCGCGATGACGCACGGCGACCTGCCGCTGCCGGCGATCCTGCGCGAGGTCGGCCTCACCGGGTGGCAGGCGCACGCGCGCAGCCACCAGACGGTCTTCCAGTACTGGCACGCCGGGCTGCGCCAGGACGTCGACGTGCAGCGGCTCGAACTACGCGCGGACGGGGCCCCGGGCGGGTCCTCGTGCGTGCTGAGCCTGCTCGACATGGAGAGCAGCGCCGACTACACCCTCGCGGTGATGGTCCGGGAGGACAGCGGCGGCACCCACGTGCTGTGGAAGGACCCCGCCGGCGCGGTCGGCCGCACGCTGCTGGCGGTGATGGCGGAGCACTACACCGAGGTGCTCACCGCCGTGGCGAAGGACCCGTACGCCCTGGTGGGCGTGCTCGGCGAGCGGGTCGGCACACCCGCGGGCACCGTGAACGCCCGCGAGGTGGCCAGGCTGATCGAGAGCCACCCGGCCGTCCGGCAGGCCCTGGTGACGCCGACCGGCGGTGACGCCGACCTCGCGGCCCGGCTGACCCTCGACCCGGCCGTGGACGCCCCCGGCCTGCCCGCCTCGGCTCTGGCCCTGGTACGCGAGCGGCTCGGCGACCGGACACCCCGGATCCGCTTCACCACGCACGGCGCCGACGGAACCGACGGAACCGGCCCCGACCGGACGTCCCCGACGGACACCGCGACCACCGCCGTCCTGATCGAACTGTGGCAGGACGTCCTCGGCATCGACACCGTCACCCCCGACGACTCCTTCTTCGAACTCGGCGGCCACTCCCTGCTCGCCGCCGAACTCGCCGACACCATCTCCCGACGCCTCCACCTCGACACCCCCGTACGCGCCCTCTTCGAACACCCCCGCCTCAACGACCTCGCCACCCACCTCGACCGACTCCGCACACCCACACCCACACCCACACCCACCAGCGCCGACACCGCGACCACCGCCGTCCTGATCGAGCTCTGGCAGGACGTCCTCGGCATCGACACCGTCACCCCCGACGACTCCTTCTTCGAACTCGGCGGCCACTCCCTGCTCGCCGCCGAACTCGCCGACACCATCTCCCGACGCCTCCACCTCGACACCCCCGTACGCGCCCTCTTCGAACACCCCCGCCTCAACGACCTCGCCACCCACCTCGACCGACTCCGCACACCCACACCCACACCCACCAGCGCCGACGACGGGCCCGAGGCGGAGCCCCGGTCGTTCCCCGCCTCCGGCTTCCAGGACCGGATCTGGCTGGCCGAACGGCTGGAGCCGGGCACCGGGGCCTACAACGTGCCGCTCGCCTGGCGGATACCCGGCGGGCTGGAGGCCGGGGCACTCGGGCGCGCGCTGGCCCTGCTGGTGTCCCGGCACGAGATCCTGCGTACCTCCTTCGTCGAGCGCGACGGGCGGCTGCGGCAGGTGGTCGGCGAACCCTGGTTCCCGCAGCCGGACTTCCTCGACCTGCGCGACCGTGACGACCGGGACGAGGTGCTGCAGGAGCGGCTGAACCGACTCGCGCACCACGAGTTCGACCCCGCGTCCGGGCGGCTGCTGACGGCGGCCCTGTTCCAGCTGGGGGAGGACGACCAGGTGCTCTTCGTCTGCCTGCACCACCTGGTGTGGGACGGCGAGTCGGCCGGGGTGTTCCTGCGGGAACTCGCCGACTGCCATGCCTCCGTGAGCCCGCCCGACCCGGCCCTGCCGGCCCCGCAGGCCATACCGGCCGGGGACGGCGTGCCCGCCGCGGAGCCGGTCCACCCGGCCTCCGCGCACCAGGGACGGATGGGCTTCATCGACCACTTCGAGCGCGGGGTGGTCTACGAGGGAGCGCCGGTCTACCACAACCTGCCGCTGTACCTCAGGCTCGACCGGGCACCCGACCCCGCACTGCTGCGCGAGGCCGTGACCCGGGTGGAGCTGGCCCACGAGGCGCTGCGGACCAACCTGGTCCTCGTCGACGGCCGGATCGCCCAGCGCGTCACCGCCGGGGCCCGGATGGCGCCCCGGTGGTTCGAACCCGTCCCCTGCCGCGGTGACTCGGTGCCCCCGAGCCTGGGCGAGTGGGCGGCCGAGCCCTTCGACCTGGCCGGCGGGCCGCTGCTGCGCCTGGCCGTCCAGCCGTCCGCCGACGGTGGGGCGTGGCTCGCGCTGGTCGGCCACCAGGCGGTGGTCGACCGGATCTCACTGACGGTCGTCGCCGAACAGCTGCTGGCCGCGCCCGACACCGCCCCCACCGTGCCCCGCAGCTACCGGGAGTGGCTGGACGCCGTTCCGCAGGAGCGCAAGCAGCTCGACCTCGCGGTGCGCGCCCGGGAGCTGAGCGGTGAGATCGATCCGCTGCGGCTGCCCGAGCGCCGCCCCCGCGAGGCCGTGCACGTCTACCAGGAGCAGTCCGTACCCCTGCGGCTGCCGGCCGCCCTGCCACTCGCCCGGTTCGCCCGGGAGCGGGGCCTGAGCCAGGAGGACGTGCTGCTGGCCGCCTTCACCGTCCTGCTGGGCTGGTACTCCGGCCAGGAGGAGATGGTGCTCGGCGTCGCCGACACCGGGCGCCGGGACGCGGACCGGGACGGCGACGGCGACGCCACGATCGTCGGGCCGCTGGCGAACCTGCTGCCGCTGCGCCTGAGCGCCGCGGTCTCGGCCTCCTTCCACGCGGTGGCCGCCGAGACCGGCCGGGCGCTCGGTCTCGCCCGCCGCCACCCGCTGGCACCCTTCGACGAGCTCGTGGCGCTGGTCGACCCCGACAAGGACATGAGCCGGACCGCCCTGTTCGACGTGTTCTTCTGCTATGCGGCCGGACCGCGCACGCTGACCTGCGCCGACGGTGGCCACGCGGTGCTGGTCGAGGAGGGCGGCGGCTACGGGAAGTACGACCTGACGCTCTTCCTGCGTCCGGACGGAGCCGCACTGGACGGGCGGCTGGTCTTCAACGGCCTGTACTTCGACGAGTCGCAGATCCGGCTGATGGCCGAGCACTACGTGCGGCTGCTGGAGCAGCTGCTGGCCGCGCCGGACCGGCCGGTCGGGGAGGCCGATCCGCTGACCGAGCAGGAGACGCACACCCAGCTGGCGGTCTGGAACGCCACCGAGGCCGACTATCCCCGGACCACGCTGCACGCCCTGGTCCGCGAGCAGGCCGAGGCACGGCCGCGGGCGGTGGCCCTGTCCTGCGCGGGGGAGCGCCGCAGCTACGCCGAACTGCAGGCGGGCGCCGAGCTGTCGGCCCGCGCCCTGGTGGCGCGCGGGGTGCGGCCGGGCGAGCTGGTGGCCCTGTCGCTGCCGCGGGGGCCGGCACAGGCCGAGGCGATGCTGGCGGTGCTGCTGGCCGGGGCCGCGTACCTGCCGATCGACCCGGCGACGCCGCCCGAGCGCCAGGCGTTCATCCTCGCCGACTCGCGCACCCGCTGGGTGGTGACCGACGACGCGCAGGCGGTGGGCCGGCTCGGCTTCGAGGGCTGCGCGGTGACACCCGAGCAGCTCGCCGCCTCCCCCGGGGCCGAGGGCACGGTGCTACCGGAGACCGGCCCCGACTCTCCCGCCTACTGCATCTACACCTCCGGCACCACCGGCCGGCCCAAGGGCGTCGTGGTCAGCCACCGCAACGCCGTACGGCTGATCCGAAACGACCGCTTCCCGTTCGCCTTCGGCCCCGCCGACGTCTGGACGATGTTCCACTCGTACGCCTTCGACTTCTCGGTCTGGGAGCTGTTCTGCGGGCTGGCCCACGGTGGCCGGGTCGTCATCGTCCCCGAGGACGAGGCCCGCGACGCCCGGCAGTTCTGGCAGCTGCTCCAGCGCGAGCGGGTCACCGTGCTCAACCAGACCCCCAGCGCCTTCCGGCAGCTGCTCGCGGCGGAGGAGGAGGCCCCCGCCCCGCTGGACCACCTGCGCTACGTGATCTTCGGCGGGGAGCAGCTCCAGCCGGCCATGCTCGACGGATGGCTGGAGCGCCGCCCGCAGGTCCGCCTGGTCAACATGTACGGGATCACCGAGACCACCGTGCACGTGACCGTACGGACCGTCACCCGGGCGGACGCCGACGCCGACCGCAGCGTGATCGGCACGCCGATCCCGACCAGCACCGTCCACCTGGTCGACCCGCGCACCGGCGGGCGGCTACTGCCGGTGGGGGCGGTCGGCGAGATCATGGTCGGCGGCGCGGGCGTCACCGACGGCTATCTGGAGCGCCCCGGGCTGACCGCCGAACGCTTCGTCCCCAACCCGTTCGGCGAGGGCACCCTGTTCCGCAGCGGCGACCTGGCCCGCTACCGCGTCGACGGCTCCCTGGAGTACCTGGGCCGCAGCGACTCCCAGGTGCAGCTGCGCGGGTACCGGATCGAGCTCGGCGAGATCCAGTCCTGTCTGCGCGAGCACCCGGCGGTCGCGGACGCCACGGTCCTGGTCGAGGACGACCGGCTGGTCGCCTACCTGCAGCCCGTGGGCGAGCCGCCGACCGGGGCGCAGCTTCGGCTGCACCTGGGCGCCAAGCTGCCCCAGTACATGATCCCCGCCGGCTTCCGCACGGTGGCGGCGATCCGGCTGACCGCCAACGGCAAGCTGGACACGGCGGCCCTGCGGGCGGCCGGGGTGCCGCTGGAGAACACCGCTACCGGCGAGCCGCGGACACCGACCGCACGGGCCCTGGCCGCGGTGTGGGCCGAGCTGCTGGCCGTCCCGTCGGTCGGCGCGGAGGACTCCTTCTTCGCCCTCGGCGGGCACTCGTTGCTGGCCGTGCGCCTGCTGAGCCGGGTCGCCCGTGAGTTCGGCCCGACCCTGCCGCTGCGCACCCTCTTCGAGTGCCCCCGTCTGCAGGACTTCGCCGATCTGGTCGACACCCGGGGCGGGCGGGCCCCGGAGTCCGCCGATGCCGGCGCGACCGCCGGCGCCGACGGGCCGGCCGGCGACCTGCTGCCGGCCTCCGGCTTCCAGGAGCGCATCTGGCTGGCGGAGCGCGCCGCGCCCGACGACGCCCGCTACAACGTGGTACTCGCCTGGCGCGCCCGCGACGGTCTCGACGCCGGGCTGCTCCGCAGGGCGCTGGACGATCTGATCCGACGTCAGGAGATCCTGCGCACGCGCTTCGTGGAGCGCGAGGACCGGCTGTGCCAGCTGGTCGGCGAGGCGTGGAGCCCCGAGATCGAGCCGCTCGACCTGCGCGCCGCAGCCGCGCCCGACGCCGGGCTGCGGAGCTGGCTCGACCGGGCGGCGCGCCGGCCGTTCGACCCGGCTTCGGGCCGGCTGCTGCGGGTGGCGCTGGCCGACACCGGCGGTACCGAGCGCGTCCTGCTGCTCTGCCTGCACCACCTGGTGGTCGACGGCGAGTCGGTGCCGGTGCTGCTGCGCGAGCTGGAGCGCTCCTGGAACGCGGCGGCGCGGGGCGGGGAGGCCGAGCCGGCCGCCGTCCAGTACCGCGACTTCGTGGCGGACCAGGAGGCCGCGCGCGGCAGCGCCCGACGGGCCGCCGACCTCGCCCGCGGGACGGACCGGCTCGCCGGCGCCCCCGCCTACGCGCGGCTCCCCGAGCCCGCCGCGGCCGGGCCCGACGGCGCGGTGGCCGTCCCGCTGCCCGCCGACACGATGGCCCGGCTGCGCAGGCTGCAGGCCGAGCAGGGCGTGTCCTGGTTCATGGCGGCCTCGACGGCGCTGGCCGCCCTCCTGCACCGCTGGACGGGCGACCCGGACGTCACCTTCGGCGTGCCCGTCTCCACCCGCGACCGCGGCCGCTTCACCGACCTGCTCGGCCCGTGCCTGGACCTGACCGTGCTGCGCTCGCGGCCCGCCCGGGACGCCACCGTGCGAGACCTGTTGCAGGCGATGCGGACCGAGGTGCTGGACGCCTTCGAGCACCGCGGTGCCCCGTTCGACGAGCTGGTCGAGCGGCTGCAGCCCGAGCGCCGCCCGGGCCGTACGCCCTACGCGGACGTCGCCCTCAACATGAACCTGCTGAACGGTCGTCGAACCGCGCTCGGCGGCAGCGAGTTGAGCCCCCTGTTCTTCGACTCCTTCTGGGAGCGGGAGACCAAGTTCGCCCTGACCGTGACCCTGTCCGAGCAGGACGGCCTGCTCTCCGGCGCGTTCTCCTACCGGGGAGAACGGCTCGCGGCCGAGGACGTCCACGCGCTGGCCGAGGCGTTCGGCCGGCTGCTCGCCGGCCTGCCGGAGCTGCTGGACCGGCCGCTGGACGGCCTCGGGCTGCCGGCCCCTGCCGACAGCGAGGCGGTCCGGCCCCGGCCGGCGGCCGCTGCCGACCTGCCACTGCCCGCTGCGGACGCCACGGCCGGGCGGATCCAGTACCGGCACTTCGTCGCGGCCCAGGAGGCCCGGCGGGACAGTGCCGACCGGGCGGCCGACCTCGACTACTGGGCCGACCACCTGGCCGGGGCCCCGCCCTACCTGGACTTCCCCGCCCCCCGGGAGAGCGGGCCCAACGGCGCCGTGGCGATCCCGCTGGCCGACGGTCTGCTGGAGCGCTGGCGCCCGCTGCAGCAGGAGCACGGCTTCACCCCGTACCTGACGGCCGCCACCGCGCTGGCCGCCCTGCTGCACCGCTGGACGGGCCAGGACGACGTGGTGTTCGCGGGGCCGCTCGCCCACCGGGACGACCCGGAGTTCGCCGACCTGCTGGGCCCGTGCCTGGACACCGTGGCACTGCGCTCGCGTCCCGCCGAGGACGCGACCGTGCTCGACCTGCTGCACGCGATGCGCACCGAGCTGCTGGGTGCCTTCGAGCACCGCGGCGCGCCCTTCGAGGACATCGTCGACCGGCTCAACCCGGTCCGCCGGCCGGGCCGGACCCCCTTCGCCGACGTCCAGTTGAGCCTGGAGACGGCGCCGGGCCGGCCGCCCACCCTCGCGGGCCGGCCGCTGACCCCGTTCGCCTTCGACCGGCAGGGCGCGGGCTTCCTCGGCAAGCTCGGTCTGACGGTGGTCCTGACCGTTCGCCACGGCGCGATGAGCGGGGTGCTGACCTACCGCGGCGACCGCTACCGCCCGGCCGACGTGGCCCGGTTCGCCACGCTGCTCGGACGCGTGATGAGCACGCTGCCCGATCGGCTGCACGTCCCGGTCGGCGAGCTGGACCTGGTCGGCTCCGATCTCGCGGACCTGCGCGAGGCCGAGCGCGGCCCGGCCGCGGCCCCCGCCACCACGGTGCCCGAGCTGGTGGCCCGCTGGTGCGAGGAGCACCCCGACGCGCCCGCGGTGGAGACGGCCGGCGGCGTGACCAGCTACCGCCGGCTGGCGCAGCGGGCCACCGCGCTCGCCGAGCGGATCCGCCCGCACCTGCGCGGCGCCGATCCGGTGGTCGCGCTGGTGCTGGGACGCGGCGCGGACCTGCCCGTCGCGATGCTGGCCTCCTGGCAGGCGGGGGCCGCGTTCTGCCCGATCGAGCCGGGGCACCCGTCGGCCCGCGTCGACTTCGTCCTGGACGACCTGGACGCCTGCGCCGTCCTGACCGACGACCCGTCACTGCGCGAGCGGCTCGGCGGTACGGGCCGGGCGGTCCTCGACGTCACCGCGGACGAAGCCGGGGACCCGGCCGCCCCGGTGCCGCCGCTGCGCGTCCCGGCGCCCGGCTCCACGGCCTACGTCATCCACACCTCCGGCACCACCGGCGAGCCCAAGGGGGTGGCGGTCCGCCACGGCGGCCTCGGCCAACTTGTGCTGTGGGGACGCGAGTCCTTCGACCTGCGGCCGGGCGACCGGATCGCCCAGGTCCTCAGCCCCGGCTTCGACGCCTCGCAGTGGGACATCTGGTCGGCGCTCGGTTCGGGAGCCTGCCTGGTACCGCTGGAGGGCCCGATGGTCGTCCCCGGGCTTGCGGGCTGGCTGGACGAACGGCGGATCTCGCACTGCCTGGTGATGACCCCGCTCGCCGAGGCGATGTGGAGTGCCGGCACCCCCGCTCCCCGTCACCTGCGGCACCTGCTCGTGGGCGGAGCGGCCTTCACCCAGTGGCCGCCGGACGGGCTCCCGTACCGGGTGCGCAACGTCTACGGCCCGACCGAGAACACCGTGTTCGCGCTGCACCACGAACTCGACGGCGAGGGCCCGCTGAACCGGCTGGGCCGCCCGCTCACGGGCGTCGAGGCCCTGGTGCTGGATGCCGGGGGCCGGCGCTGCCCGGCCGGCGTGGTGGGCGAGATCTGCCTCGGCGGCGCCCTGGTGGCCGCGGGCTACTGGCGCCGGCCCGAGCTCACCGCCGAGCGGTTCGCCGCCGGACCGGACGGCGGCGCCGGGACGGTCTACCGCACCGGCGACCTCGGCCGGCGGCTGGCCGACGGGACGCTGGAGTACCTCGGCCGCGCCGACCGGCAGGTGAAGATCCGCGGCTACCGGATCGAGCCGGGCGAGATCGAGGCCGCCCTGCTGGCGCAGCCCGAGGTCGCCCAGGCCCTGGTCCGGGCGGACCCGCGGCGCTCCCCCGCGCTGGCGGCCTATCTGGTGGCGCACGCCGAACCGCGCCCGTCCACCGCGGAGCTGGCCCGGCGGCTGCGGTCCGTGCTGCCCGCCTTCATGCTCCCCGAGGCCGTGGTGTGGCTCGACGCGCTGCCGCTGAAGCCCAACGGCAAGGTCGACGAGGCCCGGCTGCCCCGGCCCCGGCGGGATGACCTGGCCGCTCCCGCGGCCTGGGTCGCGCCGGGCGCGGGTCTGGCGCAGCGGATCGCCGGGGTGTGGTCGGAGGTGCTCGGCCTGGCCGAGGTCGGCGCCCACGACAACTTCTACGACCTCGGCGGCAACTCGCTGCTGCTGGCCAGGCTGCACAGCCGACTGACCGCCGCACTGGACCTGGACCTGCCGATCTCCCGGCTGTTCGAGCACCCGACGGTCGCGGCGCTGGCGGACGCCCTCGCCGACGGCCGGCCGACCGGCGCCCGGGTGGGGCCGGACGGTTCCGGCGGCGGTACCCGGGTCGACCTGCGCGACCGGGCGGCCCGCTCCAGGACCGCCGCCCTCCAGGCTCGGCGTCCCCGGCGATGA